The DNA sequence AATCGGAATAATCTTTTTGGAAAAGTCTTGCCAGTCTCGCTCCAATAAACGCATCACACTTTCAATGGCATTAGGACTCACAAAGATAGCTAGATCGGCATTACTTAATGCTGTAGCAATATGATCCACCAAATGTTCATCAGACTTTGGAACAATTGTTAGCAAAGGTAGCGACAGTATCTCTGGCAGGCTACGTTTACCCACTCCACTCGCTTCGATTGCACGAGTGAGGACATCAATCAGCTGACGCGCCTGGCCGCTAGGTCTGGTGACGATGATTGTTTTAGTACTCATCGCTACTAATGCGTTTATTTGGAAATCTTTGGGATTAAATCTGCCGCACCCTGTGACAGCAGATCTTTTGCAACTGCAAGGCCTAGGGCTTCTGCATCCTCAACTGATTTCACTTGCGCACTACCGTTAGCAAGACAAATAGCTTTGCCATCGGTGCTTGCGACAAACGAGCGAATTTGCATTTGATTTTGATCCCAGACAGCGTGCGCAGCTAGTGGCACCTCACATGAGCCGCCCAACTGACGGGACACCATGCGCTCGGCAGAAACAGCGAACAAAGTTGGCAAATCATTTAATGGCGTAAGCCATTGCTTGATGTTCGGATGCTTACTTAAAGTTTCGATACCCAAAGCGCCCTGACCTGCAGCAGGCGTATAAGGATCATATGGCAAGAATGCACGGATGCGTGACTCCAAACCTAAACGTTTTAAACCAGCAGCGGCCAAAATAATGGCTTGGTACTCGCCCTTATCCAATTTACCCATGCGGGTATCTAAATTTCCGCGTAAGGGTTGAATCTCGAGGCGAGGAAACTTGGCGCGCAAAACAGATTCGCGTCGCAAACTAGATGTACCAACAATTGCTCCAGCAGGGAGATCTTCCAAGCTAGCGTAATCATTAGAAACAAAAGCATCTCTTGCATCTTCTCTTGCCATCACGCAGGAAAGATCAAACCCCTCCGGCATCACCATTGGTACATCCTTTAAGGAGTGCACTGCTAAATCTGCACGACCATCCTCCAAGGCGGTTTCTAGCTCTTTTACAAAAAGGCCCTTACCACCCACTTTAGAGAGGGTTTTATCCAAAATCTGGTCACCGCGGGTAGTCATCCCCAGAATTTGGACATCGCAGTCGGGATAGAGCGTTTTAAGGCAATCTCGGACGTGCTCAGCCTGCCACATGGCTAGGCGACTTTCACGGGAGGCGATTACAAGGCGCTTTGGGGCTACCGAGGGGGTGGAATTCAGGGTTTGGGACATAACATTTAAAATAATCAAAGACCTACACCAATATACTGTGTTTATGAGCTCATCAAATAATTCCTTAGACAATAAAGCCCAAGCTTGGTCGGCCCGTTTTGCCGAACCCGTTGACGAACTAGTACAGCGTTATACAGCCTCTATCGGCTTTGATCAACGCTTTGCAATGGTCGATATTGCTGGATCTTTGGCTCATGCCGAGATGCTAGCTACCCAAAAAATCATTAGCGCCCAAGATTTGGCTGACATCCAAAAGGGAATGGCACAAATTAAAAGTGAGATCGAGTCCGGTCAATTTAATTGGCAACTCGCTCTTGAAGATGTTCATCTCAATATTGAAGCGCGCCTTACTGCTTTGGTTGGCGATGCGGGCAAGCGTCTTCATACCGGTCGTTCACGCAATGACCAAGTGGCAACTGATTTACGCCTTTGGTTGCGTGGCAGCATCGATGATATTGCTGTGACTCTCAAATCTTTACGTGTGGCATTGTTAAATTTGGCTGAGAAGCATGCATCCACCATCATGCCTGGTCACACCCATTTACAAGTAGCGCAGCCAATTACATTTGGTCACCACTTGATGGCCTACTATGAAATGTTTAGTCGTGATGCAAGCCGCTTAGCGGATTTGCGTGCGCGCTTGAATCGCTTACCTTTAGGTGCCGCTGCATTAGCAGGAACTACTTACCCAATCGATCGCGAGCAAGTAGCCAAGGCGCTTGGGTTTGATGGTATCTGCAACAACTCCTTGGACGCAGTATCTGATCGCGACTTTGCGATTGAGTTCTGCGCCTTTGCATCTATCTTGATGATGCACGTATCACGCCTTTCTGAAGAGCTCATTCTTTGGTTGAGCCCACGCTTTGGCTTTATTGACCTACCAGACCGCTTTTGTACTGGTAGCTCGATCATGCCGCAGAAGAAAAACCCTGACGTCCCTGAATTAGCTCGCGGCAAGACTGGTCGTGTTTATGGTGATTTGATTTCTTTGCTGACCTTAATGAAAGGTCAACCGCTCGCATACAACAAAGACAATCAAGAAGATAAAGAGCCTTTATTTGACGCTGTTGATACCGTGCAAGATACCTTGCGTATTTTTGCTGACATGGTGCCGCACATCGAAGTTAAAGCTGAAGTGATGAAGAAGGCGGCAGAAGAAGGTTTTGCAACAGCAACCGACTTAGCCGACTACTTGGTTAAAAAAGGCTTAGCCTTCCGTGACGCGCATGAAGCAGTAGCGCATGCGGTTAAAGCTTGTGTTGGCAGAAACTGTATGCTGACTGACCTCAGCCTCTCAGAGCTGCGCTTTGCTTGCGGCCTTGATAATCGTCCAGAGCTAATCAGCGATGATGTTTTTGCATTACTCACAGTGGATGGCTCAGTTCAATCTCGTCAACATGCGGGCGGTACCGCCCCTGCTCAAGTTCTTGCAGCAATCAAACGGGGTCGTGCAGACCTCTAAACTGCATGGGGTTTTGGTCCAAACTCTCTGCGGGCATTGATCGCGTAAACCAGCTTCTGGGTAAGGCAGCCAGCATCATGATTCTGCTGTCTTGCGTAGTGTCTGCAGCCAATGCGCTTCTTCGCTACGGATTGGATATCAGCAATAACTGGCCACTAGAGCTGCAGTGGTACCTCTTTGCTGCCGCAGTCATGCTGGGCGCCTCCTACACACTGAGACGTAATGAACATGTCCGGGTCGATTTAATTTATTCCCAGCTATCTAATCGCGGCCGTTTATGGGTCGATCTTTTTGGCTTAATTTTCTTTTTGATGCCAGCCTGCATCTTATTCACTTGGCTCTCATGGACCACTCTTTTTTATCCATCCTGGTTAGTTATGGAGCATTCACTGAACTCTGGCGGATTAGCGCGCTACCCCATTAAGTTTGTAGTCCCATTTGGATTTTTCATGCTGAGCCTACAAGGCTTATCCGAAATCATTAAGCGTTACGGCGCACTCAAAGGTGAAATCACCTTACCCGCCGAAGATCTTCGTTACGAAAAGCCGATGCAATGATTCCATTGGAGTGGATGCCGCCCTTAATGTTTGGTGGACTGATCGTCTTTATGCTGATCGGCTTCCCGGTTGCCTTCTCATTGATGGCGGCAGGATTATTCTTCTCCCTGATTGCAATCAATGAAGGTTTCTTTGGAATAGCGTTTTTACAAGCCATTCCACAGCGCATCTTTGGCAGCGTGCTCGCCAACGATCTATTGCTTGCCATCCCCTTCTTTACCTTCATGGGCGCCATTCTGGAGCGCTGCGGTCTTGCGGAAGAAATGCTGGATTCGATGGGGCAGCTTTTTGGGCGTGTGCGTGGAGGCCTGGGTTACTCCGTCATCATCGTCGGATTTATTTTGGGTGCAATCACCGGCACTGTAGCGGCTCAGGTGATCGCCATGGCTATGATCTCGTTACCAGTGATGATGCGTTACGGCTACAACATGCGCTACGCTACAGGCGTTTTAGCAGCTTCTGGAACCATTACGCAACTGGTACCCCCATCCCTGGTTCTCATAGTTCTTGCCGATCAATTGAAAACCCAAAGTGGCAGCGCTGATGTGGGCAGTATGTATTTAGGTGCGTGGGGTCCCTCACTTCTTCAAATCGCCCTCTTTGCGCTCTACACTTTCTTCTTAAGCCGTATACGCCCCGACTATCTACCGCCCGTTCCTGAGGGCGATATCACACTGAAGGGCTGGGCACTTTGGAAAAAATGTCTCATGGGAATCATCCCATCAGCCGTTCTGATTTTCCTGGTGCTAGGGACCATCATGACCGGCATTGCAACACCTACAGAATCTGGAGCGATGGGCGCAATGGGTGCGTTGCTATTGGCATGGCTTCGTAGAGCAAGTATCCCCAATTTAAAAGGATTGGTTCAGGAGGCCTATCAAAATACGATGCGCATCACTGCCATGGTGGTCTTTATTTTGATTGGGTCGACTTGCTTCTCGGTCGTATTCCAAGGAGTGGATGGCGGCTTTTGGGTTGAAGAGCTTTTCTCCAATTTACCCGGCGGCTGGGTTGGCTTTCTAGTCGTAGTGAATTTATTTGTTTTCTTCTTAGCTTTCTTCTTAGATTTTTTTGAAATCGCATTCATCGTTGTGCCGATGTTGGCACCAGTGGCCGTCAAACTATTGGCACCCGTACTGTTAGCGTCAATGAATGGCAATCCACAAGCGGCTGCTAGTGCTGCGCTGGTTTGGTTTGGGGTCATGCTTTGCGTCAATATGCAAACCTCCTTTATGCATCCCCCATTTGGCTTTGCCCTGTTCTATCTCAGGGGTGTAGCTCCCAAAGAAGTGAAGAGCAGTGACATTTACTGGGGTGCGCTACCCTGGGTCGGCTTACAACTTGTTATGGTGGCAGTAGTAATCGCTTTCCCGGCCCTAGTGACAACTTTCTTAGACAAGCCTGCTGCAGTCATAGAGAGCCAGGACTTCAACTTCACGAGCGAAGAAAACAAACCCGATACTCCAGCCCCTAAAGCGGATGAAGATGCTCCGGTAACTTTTCAACTGGACAAGCCAGTTAAATAAAAATGCCCCGCATTTGCGGGGCATCAAATTACGAGATATGGCCTAGATTAAAGAGTAATGTCGCGCTCTTGTCTAACGCAATCCACGTAGTACTCGCTTTTTCCATCAACGCTGGTTTTAACCAGTCCATGAATGTCCGTTTCAAATCCAGGGAACTGCTCGTTGAAGTCTCTAGCAAAGTAAAGATAGTCAACGATGCGCTTATTGAAGCGCTCGCCTGGGATAAGCAATGGAATACCTGGAGGATATGGCGTTACCAACATTGCCGTTACGCGACCTTCAAGTTGGTCAAGCGGCACGCGATCGACTTGCTTGTGCGCCATCTTTGCCCATGCCTCTGAAGGCATCATTGCAGGAACCATGTCTGAGGTATACATCTCTGTTGTCATACGTGCTACATCACGGCTCTTATAGAACTCATGGATTTGCTGGCAAATATCTTTTAAGCCTACGCGCTCATAGCGTGGGTGTTTGGCTACGAACTCTGGCAACACTTTCCACAAAGGCGCATTTTTATCAAAATGGTCTTTGAACTGCTGCAACTCGGTTACGAGAGTATTCCAGCGACCCTTGGTAATGCCGATTGTGAACATAATGAAGAATGAGTACAAACCGCACTTCTCCACAATAACTCCGTGCTCAGCAAGGTACTTGGTAACGATGCTGGCCGGAATGCCCATCGAACCAAAATTACCTTCAATATCTAGGCCAGGCGTAACAACGGTAGCTTTGATTGGGTCGAGCATATTGAAGTCTTTGGCCAACTTACCAAAGTCATGCCAAGCAGCGGATGGTTCTAATACCCAGTCAGAACGCTCACCAATACCCTCTTCGGCCAAGTGATCTGGGCCCCAGACCTTAAACCACCAGTCAGCCCCAAACTTATCATCCACTTCACGCATAGCGCGACGGAAGTCCATTGCTTCAGCAATAGATTCCTCTACCAACGTTGCGCCACCAGGAGACTCCATCATGGCTGCAGAGACGTCGCATGAAGCAATAATGGCGTACTGAGGGCTGGTTGATGTATGCATCAAATAAGCTTCATTGAAACAGTCACGATCCAACTTTGTATCTTCCGCGTCCTGCACCAACACTTGAGATGCTTGGGATAAGCCAGCCAACAACTTATGGGTTGACTGGGTGGCAAACATCAAACTCTTCTTAGTGCGCTTACGATCTGAACCTATTGCATGCATATCCTTATAGAAAGGATGGAACGCAGCGTGTGGTAACCAAGCTTCGTCAAAATGCAAGGAATCTACTTTGCCATCCAGCATCTCTTTAATCATCTCAACGTTGTATACGATGCCGTCATAAGTGCTTTGAGTCAGTGTCATGACGCGAGGCACAACATTCTTATCCTTAATGAATGGATTGGCATCAATTTTCTTCTTGATGTTTTTCCACTCAAATTCTTCTTTCGGGATCGGACCAATGATGCCTAAGTGATTACGGGTGGGCATTAAGAAGATAGGGATTGCGCCCATCATAGTGATGGAATGAATCACAGACTTATGGCAATTTCGGTCAACCAAGACTACGTCGCCAGGAGCAACGGTGGAGTGCCAAACAATCTTATTTGAAGTAGAGGTTCCGTTAGTGACAAAAAACAAATGATCGGCATTAAAGATGCGGGCGGCATTGCGCTCGCTCTGCAACACTGGGCCAGTATGATCAAGGAGTTGACCAAGCTCTTCAACAGCATTACAAACGTCAGCACGGAGCATGTTCTCACCAAAGAACTGGTGGAACATACGGCCTACTGGGCTCTTTAAGAAAGCAACGCCGCCAGAGTGGCCTGGGCAATGCCAAGAGTAAGAACCCTCAGAGGCGTAATTAGTGAGAGCACGGAAAAATGGTGGCGCCAGAGAATCTAAATACACTTTTGCTTCACGAATAATGTGGCGCGCAACAAACTCGGGCGTATCTTCATTCATATGAATGAAGCCATGCAACTCACGCAAGATGTCATTAGGCATATGACGTGAAGTGCGAGTCTCGCCATACAAGAAGATTGGAATATCTTCATTGCGTTTACGAACTTCAGTAATAAAAGCACGTAGGTTATTTAAAGCAGGAAGATCATGGTCTTCAGAATCGGAATCAAACTCTTCATCATCGATCGAAACAATGAAGGTAGATGCACGAGAGGCCTGCTGAGCAAAAGAAGTAAGGTCGCCATAGCTAGTTAAGCCAATAACCTCCATACCCTCATTCTCTATCGCCTCGGCTAGGTCACGAATTCCCGAGCCCGAAATATTTTCGGAGCGGAAGTCCTCATCAATGATGATGATTGGGAAACGAAATTTCATAAATACTCCCCTACTAACTTGTCCGATGTATTCGGAACCCACTTATCAAAATTGGTTAGATCAATTACTCGATCGCCGTCTGGTAATGCTGTCACTATATCGATGAAAGTCGCATTTTGCTGCACATCTTTAGGCAAGTAAACATGGCGAGCATAGACCTGGTTAGCTAAGCTCTCGTGATAACCCGTAAAGGTAATCAGTAAATGCCATTGACGCTCAATTGCCGCTTTACCCAAGTAATCCTTTAAGGCGCTTGTCTCGTCAATACTATGCATTGCAGTCCAGGTTAATGAGAATACTGGGCTCTCAGAACGATGTAACTGCAATTCGACTGAACGACGATAACGCTCCCCTTCAGCAGTCATGCTTTCGGCAATTAACCAAAGTCGCAGTTGCGCTTCAACAATGTGCGAACTGCGATCATTCGCTACGCGAAACTTAAAAGTCTGTATGCCATCATGACTTCCAACAACCGCCACCTTAGAAAAGCGCACACCAGCAGTAGGTCTAGTGAATCGCGCAAAAGCCAAACCAGTGGTTAATGCGGAATACACAATTCCAAAAAAGGCTTCAAAAGTCACAATTGCATTTGGCCAGCTACCTATAGGCGTCATGCGACCGTAGCCAATTGTTGCCATAGTTTGCACGCTAAAGAAAAATGTATCCAACAATGATCCTGGCTTGGCATTGGTAATAGCGCCATCACCGCAAGCTAAATAGGCAAATGCAAATAAGAGATTGGCCCCGAGATAAACAAAGACAACCAGCAGCATGAAGCTGCTCCAGGTGGTACCTAACAGCCAGTGATAAAAATTATTTTCTGGACGCGCAACTTCAGTGCGCGATAGTGTTGCGCGATATTCATCTAAGTTAATTCGCGCAGGACGGCGATTAAACGGAAATAATTTACGCACTGCCGTAATGGCTTAGGTCTTAGGCAGGGTAACGCCCCGCTGACCTTGATACTTACCACCGCGATCTTTATAAGAAGTGCCACACACTTCATCACTCTCAAAGAAGAGTACTTGTGCACAACCTTCGCCAGCATAAATCTTGGCGGGCAATGGCGTAGTATTCGAAAACTCTAAAGTGACATAACCTTCCCACTCTGGCTCGAATGGAGTCACGTTCACAATAATGCCGCAACGTGCATATGTACTCTTACCAACGCACACGGTTAATACGCTACGTGGAATCTTGAAGTACTCAACCGTTCTTGCTAGTGCAAATGAATTCGGTGGAATGATGCATACATCACCCTTGAAATCAACGAAGGATTGCTCATCGAAATTCTTCGGATCAACAATGGTGCTATTGATGTTAGTAAAGATTTTGAATTCGTCTGCGCAACGAATGTCATAGCCATAGCTTGAAGTGCCATAACTCACGATTTTGTTACCGGCGGCGTCTTGGCGAACTTGCCCAGGTTCAAATGGGCTGATCATGCCTTGCTCGCCCATGCGGCGGATCCAGTGGTCAGATTTAATAGTCATGGGCGAATTGTAAAACCTTCGCCCTTACCTGCCCATGAATTTATTGGGGTTTTTGGCTAAAAACGACCCTCTCCGGCGCGTTATAGATCTCAAAGTGTTTACCAGAGCAGCGGGACAGGATGGTGAGATTGGTTTTGCGAGCCAGCTCTAGCCCCATCAAGGTGACACCCGAGCGAGTCAACAGGAAGGGAATACCCATCTGGGCACCCTTGATGACCATCTCCGAGGTCAGGCGCCCCGTTGTAAAGAAAATGAGGTCTCTGCCAGGCTTATTGGCCAACCACATCAAGCCAGAAATTGAGTCAACCGCGTTATGACGGCCAACATCCTCAATGAAATGCAGAAGACGTACGCCCTCATTGTCATCTCTCTCAAAAACGGCGCAGGCATGGACCGAGCCAGATTTCTTGTAAATCGTGTCATGGATCCGGATGGAGTCAATTAGAGCAACTATTGCCTCTTGGGACAATGTCGGACCTTCAGGAAGTTGAATCTCATCCATCTCCTCGATCAAGCCACCAAACATGGTGCCCTGCCCACAACCCGTTGTCACAACCCGCTTGCTCGTCAGGGCGTCAATATCCACCGTACTCCGGCGGGTTTTAACGGCAGCAGAATCTGTCTCCCAGTCAACCTGAATACTCTCGATATCGTCTGGAGACTCCACAAGCCGCTGATTGCGCAAATAACCCAAGACCAAGGCTTCCGGAGCGCTTCCTAAGGTCATAAGCGTTACAACCTCACGCTTATCCAGGTAGATGGTTAAAGGACGCTCACCAGGAATATGGGTCTTTTTAAGGCGCCCCATTTCATCCATAACCTCAACCTCGTGCACTACGGGCACGGAGGCATGGGACATCTGAATGGTTGGTTTTGCTGCCATAAAATACTCTCTAAGGTCGGGCTGAGCTGAAGTTTATCGGGGTTTATGAAGCTTCACGGTGCTTTACTTTAACCGCAGACTAAAATCACTGCATAAGCCAGCATAATTGAGTGCTGCACACCATTTAACTCTTTAACCTTCTTATTTAAGTACGCATTACATGAGCAGTTCCCAACGCCGCCTTCTTGTTACCTCCGCCCTACCGTATGCCAATGGTCAGATCCATATTGGCCATCTGGTGGAGTATGTACAAACCGATATTTGGGTACGCTTTCAAAGAATGCGTGGTCATGAAGTTCATTACGTTGGCGCTGACGACACCCACGGCACCCCCATCATGTTGCGCGCTGAAAAAGAAGGTCTTACACCAAAAGAATTGATCGCAAATGTTTGGAAAGAGCATAAGCGTGACTTTGACAACTTCCTCATTTCGTTTGATAACTACTACACCACCGATAGCCCGGAGAATGAAAAACTCGCGCAGAGCATTTACATAAAGCTGCG is a window from the Polynucleobacter sp. MWH-Aus1W21 genome containing:
- the hemC gene encoding hydroxymethylbilane synthase, yielding MSQTLNSTPSVAPKRLVIASRESRLAMWQAEHVRDCLKTLYPDCDVQILGMTTRGDQILDKTLSKVGGKGLFVKELETALEDGRADLAVHSLKDVPMVMPEGFDLSCVMAREDARDAFVSNDYASLEDLPAGAIVGTSSLRRESVLRAKFPRLEIQPLRGNLDTRMGKLDKGEYQAIILAAAGLKRLGLESRIRAFLPYDPYTPAAGQGALGIETLSKHPNIKQWLTPLNDLPTLFAVSAERMVSRQLGGSCEVPLAAHAVWDQNQMQIRSFVASTDGKAICLANGSAQVKSVEDAEALGLAVAKDLLSQGAADLIPKISK
- the argH gene encoding argininosuccinate lyase; the protein is MSSSNNSLDNKAQAWSARFAEPVDELVQRYTASIGFDQRFAMVDIAGSLAHAEMLATQKIISAQDLADIQKGMAQIKSEIESGQFNWQLALEDVHLNIEARLTALVGDAGKRLHTGRSRNDQVATDLRLWLRGSIDDIAVTLKSLRVALLNLAEKHASTIMPGHTHLQVAQPITFGHHLMAYYEMFSRDASRLADLRARLNRLPLGAAALAGTTYPIDREQVAKALGFDGICNNSLDAVSDRDFAIEFCAFASILMMHVSRLSEELILWLSPRFGFIDLPDRFCTGSSIMPQKKNPDVPELARGKTGRVYGDLISLLTLMKGQPLAYNKDNQEDKEPLFDAVDTVQDTLRIFADMVPHIEVKAEVMKKAAEEGFATATDLADYLVKKGLAFRDAHEAVAHAVKACVGRNCMLTDLSLSELRFACGLDNRPELISDDVFALLTVDGSVQSRQHAGGTAPAQVLAAIKRGRADL
- a CDS encoding TRAP transporter small permease subunit, giving the protein MGFWSKLSAGIDRVNQLLGKAASIMILLSCVVSAANALLRYGLDISNNWPLELQWYLFAAAVMLGASYTLRRNEHVRVDLIYSQLSNRGRLWVDLFGLIFFLMPACILFTWLSWTTLFYPSWLVMEHSLNSGGLARYPIKFVVPFGFFMLSLQGLSEIIKRYGALKGEITLPAEDLRYEKPMQ
- a CDS encoding TRAP transporter large permease subunit; protein product: MIPLEWMPPLMFGGLIVFMLIGFPVAFSLMAAGLFFSLIAINEGFFGIAFLQAIPQRIFGSVLANDLLLAIPFFTFMGAILERCGLAEEMLDSMGQLFGRVRGGLGYSVIIVGFILGAITGTVAAQVIAMAMISLPVMMRYGYNMRYATGVLAASGTITQLVPPSLVLIVLADQLKTQSGSADVGSMYLGAWGPSLLQIALFALYTFFLSRIRPDYLPPVPEGDITLKGWALWKKCLMGIIPSAVLIFLVLGTIMTGIATPTESGAMGAMGALLLAWLRRASIPNLKGLVQEAYQNTMRITAMVVFILIGSTCFSVVFQGVDGGFWVEELFSNLPGGWVGFLVVVNLFVFFLAFFLDFFEIAFIVVPMLAPVAVKLLAPVLLASMNGNPQAAASAALVWFGVMLCVNMQTSFMHPPFGFALFYLRGVAPKEVKSSDIYWGALPWVGLQLVMVAVVIAFPALVTTFLDKPAAVIESQDFNFTSEENKPDTPAPKADEDAPVTFQLDKPVK
- a CDS encoding arginine/lysine/ornithine decarboxylase — encoded protein: MKFRFPIIIIDEDFRSENISGSGIRDLAEAIENEGMEVIGLTSYGDLTSFAQQASRASTFIVSIDDEEFDSDSEDHDLPALNNLRAFITEVRKRNEDIPIFLYGETRTSRHMPNDILRELHGFIHMNEDTPEFVARHIIREAKVYLDSLAPPFFRALTNYASEGSYSWHCPGHSGGVAFLKSPVGRMFHQFFGENMLRADVCNAVEELGQLLDHTGPVLQSERNAARIFNADHLFFVTNGTSTSNKIVWHSTVAPGDVVLVDRNCHKSVIHSITMMGAIPIFLMPTRNHLGIIGPIPKEEFEWKNIKKKIDANPFIKDKNVVPRVMTLTQSTYDGIVYNVEMIKEMLDGKVDSLHFDEAWLPHAAFHPFYKDMHAIGSDRKRTKKSLMFATQSTHKLLAGLSQASQVLVQDAEDTKLDRDCFNEAYLMHTSTSPQYAIIASCDVSAAMMESPGGATLVEESIAEAMDFRRAMREVDDKFGADWWFKVWGPDHLAEEGIGERSDWVLEPSAAWHDFGKLAKDFNMLDPIKATVVTPGLDIEGNFGSMGIPASIVTKYLAEHGVIVEKCGLYSFFIMFTIGITKGRWNTLVTELQQFKDHFDKNAPLWKVLPEFVAKHPRYERVGLKDICQQIHEFYKSRDVARMTTEMYTSDMVPAMMPSEAWAKMAHKQVDRVPLDQLEGRVTAMLVTPYPPGIPLLIPGERFNKRIVDYLYFARDFNEQFPGFETDIHGLVKTSVDGKSEYYVDCVRQERDITL
- a CDS encoding ion channel, whose amino-acid sequence is MRKLFPFNRRPARINLDEYRATLSRTEVARPENNFYHWLLGTTWSSFMLLVVFVYLGANLLFAFAYLACGDGAITNAKPGSLLDTFFFSVQTMATIGYGRMTPIGSWPNAIVTFEAFFGIVYSALTTGLAFARFTRPTAGVRFSKVAVVGSHDGIQTFKFRVANDRSSHIVEAQLRLWLIAESMTAEGERYRRSVELQLHRSESPVFSLTWTAMHSIDETSALKDYLGKAAIERQWHLLITFTGYHESLANQVYARHVYLPKDVQQNATFIDIVTALPDGDRVIDLTNFDKWVPNTSDKLVGEYL
- the dcd gene encoding dCTP deaminase; its protein translation is MTIKSDHWIRRMGEQGMISPFEPGQVRQDAAGNKIVSYGTSSYGYDIRCADEFKIFTNINSTIVDPKNFDEQSFVDFKGDVCIIPPNSFALARTVEYFKIPRSVLTVCVGKSTYARCGIIVNVTPFEPEWEGYVTLEFSNTTPLPAKIYAGEGCAQVLFFESDEVCGTSYKDRGGKYQGQRGVTLPKT
- a CDS encoding formate dehydrogenase accessory sulfurtransferase FdhD — translated: MAAKPTIQMSHASVPVVHEVEVMDEMGRLKKTHIPGERPLTIYLDKREVVTLMTLGSAPEALVLGYLRNQRLVESPDDIESIQVDWETDSAAVKTRRSTVDIDALTSKRVVTTGCGQGTMFGGLIEEMDEIQLPEGPTLSQEAIVALIDSIRIHDTIYKKSGSVHACAVFERDDNEGVRLLHFIEDVGRHNAVDSISGLMWLANKPGRDLIFFTTGRLTSEMVIKGAQMGIPFLLTRSGVTLMGLELARKTNLTILSRCSGKHFEIYNAPERVVFSQKPQ